In the Gemmatimonadaceae bacterium genome, one interval contains:
- a CDS encoding GDSL-type esterase/lipase family protein — MINSRTICLVIFLTIPAVAFGQQPSSQARDTTSHLTTWTAADDHENMMKQLGIRALRPGPSGNERDPNHANYDETKANPFTSLPDALTLENGQRVTTRALWARRRAELVEDFEREVYGRVPKNVPKITWQVVATDTGSIGGRRVIGKELMGHVDNTAFPAIAVDIPLVLVLPADVKAPVPLMIMFRPGTLAQALGRPAPTGTRPNPFSPPPPSPGDDAPATEQLITDGWGFALLNPTSVQADNGAGLTRGIIGLVNKGQPRTPDEWGALRAWAWGASRVLDYLETDRAVNAKHVGILGVSRYGKGALVAMAFDTRFAAVLIGSSGEGGAKLHRRNWGEAVESLTGTGEYHWMAGNFLKYGASEASFGSKTPDDLPVDSHELLALCAPRLTFVSYGVPEKGDAKWLDHQGSFMAAVAAQPVFRLLGAHGLGVPDDYMNAKMPPVNVGLLEGEFAWRQHDGGHTDAPNWKYFLSWADFHFARRYTPSRGVGAPSASVALSAAAQQPQPADRPAPRTDSNSILAHRQLLAKRSQGTIDVYFEGNSITRRWGATDYPQFLANWKANFFGWNAADFGWGGDRVENVLWRIENGELDGVNPKVIVLLAGTNNVGKEPGGEGAVANISRGIKALIELCQRKAPNATIILTGIFPRSDSAVVPEIDRINENISHFADGRRVRYVNVNDKLADKNGRLFDGMTVDGLHPTIRGYQIWADALKPIFTEILGSPASTDRAPSPTGDPSARRP; from the coding sequence ATGATCAATAGCCGTACGATATGTCTCGTCATCTTCCTCACAATTCCCGCTGTGGCATTCGGCCAGCAACCGAGCTCGCAGGCGAGAGACACGACGTCGCATCTCACGACGTGGACCGCTGCCGACGATCATGAGAACATGATGAAGCAGCTCGGCATCAGGGCGCTGCGGCCGGGGCCGAGCGGCAACGAGCGGGACCCGAATCACGCGAACTACGACGAGACGAAAGCGAATCCCTTCACGTCATTGCCGGACGCGCTGACGCTCGAGAACGGACAGAGGGTCACGACGCGCGCACTCTGGGCCAGGCGCCGCGCCGAGCTCGTCGAAGACTTCGAGCGCGAGGTCTACGGACGCGTTCCGAAGAACGTACCGAAGATCACGTGGCAGGTTGTCGCCACCGACACGGGCAGCATCGGTGGACGACGGGTCATCGGGAAGGAGCTTATGGGTCACGTGGACAACACGGCATTCCCTGCAATTGCCGTCGACATTCCGCTCGTCCTCGTGTTGCCGGCGGACGTGAAAGCGCCCGTTCCGCTGATGATCATGTTCCGGCCTGGCACTCTCGCACAGGCACTTGGTCGGCCCGCGCCGACAGGCACGCGACCCAATCCATTCTCTCCGCCACCGCCGTCGCCCGGCGACGATGCGCCGGCGACAGAGCAGTTGATCACGGATGGGTGGGGATTCGCACTGCTCAATCCAACGAGCGTGCAGGCCGACAACGGCGCGGGACTCACGCGCGGCATCATCGGTCTCGTGAACAAGGGCCAACCGCGCACGCCTGACGAGTGGGGAGCGCTGCGCGCGTGGGCCTGGGGCGCGTCGCGCGTACTCGATTACCTCGAGACGGATCGCGCTGTGAATGCCAAGCACGTTGGCATCTTAGGCGTCTCGCGGTATGGCAAGGGCGCCCTCGTCGCCATGGCGTTCGATACCAGGTTCGCAGCCGTGCTGATCGGATCCTCGGGCGAAGGCGGAGCGAAGCTGCACCGGCGCAACTGGGGCGAAGCCGTCGAAAGCCTCACCGGTACTGGCGAGTATCACTGGATGGCCGGCAATTTCCTCAAGTACGGAGCATCCGAAGCCAGTTTCGGTAGCAAGACGCCTGACGACTTACCCGTCGACTCGCACGAGCTCCTCGCGCTCTGCGCGCCACGCCTCACCTTTGTGAGCTACGGCGTCCCCGAGAAAGGCGACGCGAAGTGGCTCGATCACCAGGGCAGCTTCATGGCTGCCGTCGCCGCGCAGCCCGTCTTTCGCCTGCTCGGCGCCCACGGGCTCGGCGTCCCCGATGATTACATGAATGCTAAGATGCCGCCCGTGAATGTCGGCCTGCTCGAGGGAGAGTTCGCCTGGCGCCAGCACGATGGCGGACACACGGACGCGCCGAATTGGAAATACTTCCTCTCCTGGGCCGATTTTCATTTCGCCCGACGTTACACGCCATCGCGTGGCGTCGGCGCACCGTCCGCGTCTGTTGCGCTGAGCGCCGCCGCGCAGCAGCCGCAACCCGCCGACAGACCCGCGCCGCGCACCGACTCGAACTCGATCTTGGCGCATCGACAGTTGCTGGCGAAGCGCAGCCAGGGCACGATCGACGTGTACTTCGAGGGCAACTCGATTACCCGCCGCTGGGGCGCGACCGATTATCCCCAGTTTCTCGCGAACTGGAAGGCCAATTTTTTCGGGTGGAACGCCGCGGACTTCGGTTGGGGCGGTGATCGCGTCGAGAACGTGCTCTGGCGTATCGAGAACGGCGAGCTGGATGGCGTCAACCCGAAAGTGATCGTCCTCCTCGCCGGCACGAACAACGTCGGTAAGGAGCCCGGCGGTGAGGGCGCAGTCGCCAACATCAGCCGCGGCATCAAAGCGCTCATCGAGCTCTGCCAGCGCAAGGCGCCTAACGCGACGATCATCCTCACCGGCATCTTCCCGCGGAGCGACAGCGCCGTGGTGCCCGAGATCGACCGCATCAACGAGAACATCTCGCACTTCGCCGACGGTCGCCGCGTGCGGTATGTCAACGTCAACGACAAACTCGCCGACAAGAACGGCAGGCTCTTCGACGGGATGACGGTCGACGGTCTTCACCCGACCATCCGCGGTTATCAAATCTGGGCCGACGCGCTGAAGCCGATCTTCACCGAGATCCTTGGCTCTCCGGCCTCGACGGATCGCGCGCCGTCTCCGACCGGTGATCCCAGTGCGCGGCGGCCGTGA